GCTAATGTAAAAAAAATGAGTGAGGGTAAACCGCTAAACGATAATGATCGCCAAGGCTGGTTAGAATGTTTAAACAAAGTTGCAATTGAAAATATTTCGACAGGTGCTGTCATTGTATGTTCTGCTTTAAAAGAAAGGTATAGAAATATCCTAGGCCAAAACCTAGAAGGCAAACATCAAATAATTTATTTAAATGGAAGCTTTGAACTTATAAGCAATCGTTTAAATAAACGTAAAAATCATTTTATGCCAAAAGGCTTATTGCAATCTCAATTCGATACGCTAGAAATACCAACAAATGCAATCAGTATTTCCATTGAACAAGCACCAGATGATATTGTAAATAACATTATTAATAAACTATAAAAACAAAAAAGCATCTCTATGAGATGCTTTTTTAATAATATAGATTAAACTAAACTTTATTCTCCTTCGGTCTTTATTACTAAACGGAAACCTTCTCCATGAATATTCAAAATTTCCACCGAATCGTCAACTTTTAAATACTTACGTAGTTTTGCAATATAAACATCCATACTACGCGATGTAAAATAATTGTCATCTCTCCAAATTTTTGTTAATGCCAATTCTCGTGGCATTAAATCATTTTCATGTAAAGCTAACAAACGCAATAGCTCGTTTTCTTTTGGAGATAATTTTATAGCCTCGTTGTCCTTATACTTAAGAAATCTTAATTTAGAATTTAAATGGAATCCACCTATGGTAAATTCAAATTTCTTACTATCGGCTAAGCCATTAGAAGCCTTTCTTAGTAGAATTGCTTTCAATTTCATTAGCAATACTTCCGAATCAAAAGGTTTATTTAAATAGTCATCTGCACCAGCCTTATATCCTTTCAATACATCTTCCTTCATTGTTTTGGCCGTTAGAAAAACAATTGGGACATTTTCATTTTTTTCTCTAATTTCTTTTGCTAAGGTAAAACCATCTTTATATGGCATCATTACATCCAAAATACAGATATCAAAATTATCTTTTTTGAATTTTTCAAAACCTTCCATTCCATTTTTCGCCAATGTAACGTCGAAGTCATTCATTGACAAATAATCTTTCAATACTATCCCAAAATTTGGGTCATCCTCTACTAAAAGTATTTTCTTATTTATTGTTTCCATAATTTTTATATTAACGGCAGTTTGATGTAAAATGTACTTCCTTTTCCTTTTTCACTTTCGGCATAAACTTCGCCTTGGTGGTCTTCTACTATTTTTTTAACGTAAGAAAGCCCTAATCCATGTCCCTTAACATTGTGTATATCTCCAGTGTGTTCTCGATAGAATTTTTCAAATACTTTCTTCACAACACCTTTGCTCATACCGGCACCCTGGTCTTGAACTTTTATTATTATATTATTTTTTGCACGTTCTGTAAAAACATCAATTTTTGGTGCTTCATTAGAATATTTAATTGCATTGTCTAACATATTCACGATTACATTTGTAAAATGCATTTCATTTGCTAAAACTTCCGACCTTTCAGAATCTAAATGCGTATGTATATATCCGCCTCTATCATCAACAATTAGTTGTACATGTGTTATAGCATCTTCTATTATGTCGTGAATATCAACCCTATCCTTACTAATATCCAACTGATTCTTTTCAAGCTTTGAAATACGTAGCACATTTTCTACTTGGGCATGCATTCGTTTATTTTCTTCTCGAATCATTTGCAAATACCGTAATACTTTCTCTTGATCCACAATTATCTTTGGATTTTTAATAGCCTCGACCGCTAAATTTATTGTTGCTATTGGCGTTTTAAATTCATGCGTCATATTATTTATAAAATCTGTTTTTATTTCAGATATCTGCTTTTGACGAATTAATTGATAAATTGCTCCAGCGTAGGCAACTACGATAATTATTGTGAACAATAATGACAATAATGCTAAACCAAGAATAGATTGAACCAAGAATCGTTTCTTCTTTGGAAATGAGATCAACAAATCAAAATTAGAAACTCCCTCATAGTCCACAAACATAGGCGACTTATAGATATTCGTTTCTGCGTATTTAAATCTATCCGATTTTATTTTTGTTGGCAGTCCATTGCTATAAACACCATACTCAAAATCAATATCTATACCCCTATTCTCTAATTCTCGTTGCAACAACAACTCTATTTCTTGTTTAGAAACCCGTTTATGAATTGGAACCCGTTTTGCGTGCACCATGAACATTTCTTCCATAGCGGCCTTTTCCATTTTATTAAGACCTCCAATTTTTTCTATACGTTGAATTGGTGTTAAGCGAAAAGAATTTCCTTCCAAGTCGAAATCTTCTTTAAAAATAGAAGTGGTTCGTTTGCTTGTGTAATTTTTTATAATGGTGGTATCAGCATCATCAATATTATCAAAGAACGTAGAAGATATTCCATAATCCTCTTCTAAAATACCGTGTTCGTACAGTAAAATTTCATTGGAATTTATGTCTCTATCAATGAAGAAAAAATTAGTTAACTGCGTTCCTTTTAACTCACCAATACTATCTTTAGCATCTAAATATCTATCGAAATAATTTTTAGTTTCTCTTTCTGAAATCTTATTGGTGACACTGTTCAATGCTTCTGAAACACTATTC
The genomic region above belongs to Maribacter hydrothermalis and contains:
- a CDS encoding sensor histidine kinase; its protein translation is MNKKLFVLLIVLMSLSLIGLIFVQSFWITKSIDNKEEQFSNSVSEALNSVTNKISERETKNYFDRYLDAKDSIGELKGTQLTNFFFIDRDINSNEILLYEHGILEEDYGISSTFFDNIDDADTTIIKNYTSKRTTSIFKEDFDLEGNSFRLTPIQRIEKIGGLNKMEKAAMEEMFMVHAKRVPIHKRVSKQEIELLLQRELENRGIDIDFEYGVYSNGLPTKIKSDRFKYAETNIYKSPMFVDYEGVSNFDLLISFPKKKRFLVQSILGLALLSLLFTIIIVVAYAGAIYQLIRQKQISEIKTDFINNMTHEFKTPIATINLAVEAIKNPKIIVDQEKVLRYLQMIREENKRMHAQVENVLRISKLEKNQLDISKDRVDIHDIIEDAITHVQLIVDDRGGYIHTHLDSERSEVLANEMHFTNVIVNMLDNAIKYSNEAPKIDVFTERAKNNIIIKVQDQGAGMSKGVVKKVFEKFYREHTGDIHNVKGHGLGLSYVKKIVEDHQGEVYAESEKGKGSTFYIKLPLI
- a CDS encoding response regulator transcription factor; translated protein: METINKKILLVEDDPNFGIVLKDYLSMNDFDVTLAKNGMEGFEKFKKDNFDICILDVMMPYKDGFTLAKEIREKNENVPIVFLTAKTMKEDVLKGYKAGADDYLNKPFDSEVLLMKLKAILLRKASNGLADSKKFEFTIGGFHLNSKLRFLKYKDNEAIKLSPKENELLRLLALHENDLMPRELALTKIWRDDNYFTSRSMDVYIAKLRKYLKVDDSVEILNIHGEGFRLVIKTEGE
- a CDS encoding gluconokinase, coding for MVKKQILFVMGVSGSGKSTIGKLLAEKLNIPFFDGDNFHPEANVKKMSEGKPLNDNDRQGWLECLNKVAIENISTGAVIVCSALKERYRNILGQNLEGKHQIIYLNGSFELISNRLNKRKNHFMPKGLLQSQFDTLEIPTNAISISIEQAPDDIVNNIINKL